The DNA sequence TCGCCCATTACTCTCTTGAGACCCGAGAAATATATCTCCACAGTCCATCTCCTTCCATATTCATGGATATTTTTCTACTGATCCTCTCCCAGCTTCCTGATCTCCCTTGCTGTCTTTCCTCTCAGGGGAGATGTTCTTGATAATGTGCTGAAGTTCTTTCTCAGGGGAATAATGGCCTCGCTGCCATTATTCCTCAAAATATTGAATATCTTCCTGGAATCATATGCCTTGTCTGCAAATACCCTCTGTTCTGATCCAGTTATGAGCCTGGTGAATTGAGTGGCATCATGGCTGTGCTCCATTGTGATGGAGATGCGCGATGCCATGATCCTTTCTGTGTCTGCAGAGACATGAAGCTTGATCCACCCCTTCCTCTTCTTTGCCCATTTGTTGGACAGCCAGTCTCCCCTAATTGTTGTCTTGAAGCCTGTTGAATCTACTGCAACGGAGGAGGATGGATTCATAATCTCAGGCACTTTGATCTTTCTTATTCTTCGAAATATGGATGAGTAAGAGATTCCCGGTATTCCGAGAATCTCCTGGAATATCCTCATGTAAGATTCCAGTGACCTGAAGGAAGCGTTGAACACTGCCCTTATTCGTGCCAGGATCTCAATGATCTTATCCGGAATAATATACGGCCTTCCGTTCTTCTTCCTGTTCTGTTTCCCGAGATCATGCCTGTAATTCCTTATATCCCTGAGATCAAGGATATCCTTCATGCGTCTGACAAGCGATTCGTTGTAGAGGGACCATATCCTTTTATTATCTCTCTTTCCATTAACAATTGGGTTGTTGTTTTGCACAGACAACACCCATCATATTTTCAAGAAGAATTATTGCATGGGTTATGCAACACAGTTCAAAAAGAGAGACTATCAAATTTTCGTCGACAGTCCGTGATATCAGTATGATGTCCTGAGCAGTTCTTCATCGGTCTTGAATCTCTTCTTCAGAATTTTCTTAATAACTCCCGTCTAATTTTCTGAACCTTCCTGTCCTCCCGCTCATGATTTTTCATGTTGTTATTACTCATGAACCCTTAAAATACGGCATTTGTAACAGAAAGCTTTACTCATGCCATCATGATCAATTATCATGAACATCAAGAATTACGGTCTTAGGGAAAAGTATGAGGAACTTTCAAGATTTGGGGACAGGCTTGCTGAAATGGAGAAACTTGTTGACTGGGAGGCATTCAGGACAATGCTTGCCGATCTCTATAACAATAACACTGAACTTGGAGGGAGACCAAACAACGATCCCGTACTCATGGTGAAGATACGCTTCTTCCAGTCCCTCTACAATCTGGTGGATGAGGCCGTGGAGAAGGAGATACAAGACAGGATATCGTTCATGAATTTTCTCAACTACCCTGATCGTGTTCCGGATTCACGGACCATATGGTTATTCAGGGAGAGACTGTCATTAACAGGGAAGGATAAGAAAATCTGGTCCATGATCTGGAGACAGTTTGAATCCCGAAGCATAACAGTGAAGAAGGGTATGGTTCACGTCGTTGATCCAGATCATAGTTATGGCACTCGAAAAGACATACGGCCGAAAAAGGATGGCTCACGGGGACGTAGAAGACCTCTGCGCCTTCGTTCTTTCTTCGGCTATGACGGCTACGTTCTAGACAACACCCTGTCAGCACCAGAGAGAGATATTTTCTATAACCTCAAGGAGTTCGGATTTCTTGAGCCACACAGGGAGGAATTGAACATTTTCAGGGGAAGAACCTAGAGAGTCAACCAATGGGTGTACAAGAAGGAAAATAATCATAAGGAAGGTAATGCGCCAATTGTTGAGGAAGAGCCGGCAAACATATACGACGAGATATTCAAAGAGATGTAGAATCCTGCTTTACTGATTCTGACCAAATTATTTGTTGTTCGAGCTCTCTTCTCTTCCCTCTTCTGAAAGTCTTATCCTGCGGCTCCTGAACCTTATCCTTATGCCGCGACCTTTTCTGCTGAAACGCCTTGAAAGCATCGTGATCAATGCGAGGTAAGAAAAGAGCAACGCCAGCATGAATGGTATTCCGGTCTGGACCCCGTAGGGGAAAACTGTAAAAGTTGTGCCGCCAATCACTTTGAGGTAGCTGTAATAGAAATTATAGTAGATCAGGAACGGAAGGCATGCTGCTGCAACTGCCAAGCCTGAACTGAGCATTGCTTTCAGCCTTTTGGGGTGATAAAAGGCGAGGCGAACCGACAAATCTGCACCAAACAGCAGGGCACCGGTCACCAGAATTCCGGAATAAAGTCCAGAAGTGACGGTAGACCTTATCACCGTCCCGTTTGCATTTGACAACGGTATGCCTATATGGGTGTATGAAAGATATGCCCCCACCGCAAGCACCACAAGCTCAACTGAAAACGTTGCGGCAGTGCCGGAAACTCCACCCAGCCATTTCTTCAGCCCCATTTTCATGTTACTAACAGTTCGGAGTATTAGAACTATTTGGAATAAGGAGGCTGTCAACGGAGAGTTGACAGCCTCGGAATTGACATTGTCCAAAAAGAGAGAATCATTCACACTTTAACCAGTTTATATACCATGTCTCCACCTGATCTTTCCCCCTGATAAACAAGAATTTCAGGATAATGTTCAACAAAGGCTCGCAAATCATCAAAGCCATATTTCTCAGGTAGAAATTTATGGTCCAGATCACGAAGTTGTAAACCCAGTTGTGAACCAAGCACTTTGCCATCGCTGTCTGCTGATTTCTTTGCCGCAAGGGTAAGAAGGTTTCTACCTTCACTCTCCTTATTGCTAAAGCTCTTTCTCAGTTCTTTCACAAATTTATTGGTCTCGTCAATTGTAAAAACAGTGTACTGGTACTGATTTCCATAATCATCCGGAAGCATGGGAGTTTTCTTTTCAGTAACAACCAGTCCCAGCTGCACAAGAGTTGTAAAGATTTTTTTCCTCCCCAGATGATCGAGCTCCGGCAGCTCCATGGCCAGACTTTCCATAAGGAATACGCTAACCTTCACGCATCCGAATTTTTCTCTGTATTTATCGTAAGAATCCAGAGCTGCCATGGCGGCTCGAGTCTCGAATTGATTCAGGCCATCAATTACTCGTTCATCAACACCTATCGTAGCGTTTTCACCTGAGTTTCCTGTCTCTGTAACGGGTTGAATATCGTCAGTCTTGGCGTAGGAATAGTTTCCTTCCCCGACAAGTTTTTTCAGGTCTCCTGACAAGCTTTTCTCGAAACCTACAAAGTGAAGGTTTTTTCCCTTCTCACGGATTCTGTTTGCAATTGGCATATAATCGCGATCCCCTGCAAAGATTACTATTGTGGCAATATCTTCCCTGGTAAGGATTATCTCCTGAGCTGCAAGAGAAAGTTCTATATCTGCGCTATTTTTATACTGTGTTGATAAAATATCCACTATTCTTATACCGAGTCTCTGCAATTCCCTCTTTGAATCCTGCATGGAGCTCCAGTCGGCAAAAGCTTGCCTTATTATGATCTCTCCATACCGCTTCTTCAGCTTTTCAAGCTGGTTCGCAATAAACGTTACAGCAGCTTCACCAGCATCCTCATAGGGAAACTCGTAGATATTTGTCAGGGAATAATAGAAATTCTCAAAGTCTATCAACACTGCTGCAAAATCTTTTCTGGTATCCATTATATTGATAACTGTTTTGTGTATAACTTTGTTTCCAATCGGCACAAAGGTGATCATTATTGATCTTCAAGCTAACGGAACTATGTTTCAATGGTTGACCTGGTATATGCTTTTATCCAGTTCTGATTCCCATGAACTGGTTGGGGATACGTTCGTTCACCCTCGGGGTAATTCCCCGTAAGGGTGCATGCTTCCCCTTGTTTTCGTTCACTACCCGGATAACGTGCTCCAACGGTGAGAGTTCAGGGTCGGGATAATTCCACAAGCCTTCTATGCTCCCTTCTTGCAGGGTAATATGTTGAGGCGAAGAGTAGTCAATCTGTTCAGAGACCCACAGGTCAAGTTTTGCGTGGACTGCATCTCAGAAGCCACACTGTCATCGTCATACAAGCGTGGTCAAAAGAACTTTTTCATGACATATGCCCATGAAGGAAGGACGCACTGTTCACAAACATCATGGACATGGATGCAGAAAGCATAATCGATCTTTACAGGAAACGCAATCGAATGGAACACTGCTTCAGGACAATAAGCATGGAAGATCTTGCAAAGCCGGAATTCAGCTTCGAAGTACCCATGAAACGGGAGCAGCTGCTTGAGATGGGCTGGCAATGATTCCCAGTATTTATGGCGCGTAGGCCTGGCCTTTCCACGTTCTGGATCTCCCTCCAGCCTGAACCTCAGGTTAGCGAGGATATCAAGGGGACATTTCGGAGCTGAACAGAAATCGAACCTAGAACACAACCTCATGGAATCAACCGATGGCGTCTCCATTTCATATTCAGATTCGATGGATTTTCTCTCGTTTGTACGGTCTTTTGGATTTATTGGGGCACGGGTTGGGTTATTGTACCTTACCCCTCAAATTCATACAATGTCCCGTTTAAAATGTTGTTTTGGTTGATTTTGTGCGGTGATTTCATGGCATTACGCTCACTGTTATGATAGCAGATTTCGCAACGATCAATGGCCGATTATTGGATCCCTGTAATTCCAGGAAAAACTGGCCCGCTCTCTGCAGCTTACCGCTCTCAATGCGTCCGTTTATGAGGGAAATTGTGACGATCTTGCCCTCCAAACCTGTGTTTATTCCATCCGGCACACTGAAATTCCGGGTATCCTTATCATTCATGGAAATACCACTGTTCCCTTGATCAATGCGCTGATTATGTGTGGATCAAGCAGCCGAATAACAATCGCAACGATCAGCAACAACAAGATCCCGATCATGCCTGCGCCTTCCTTACTATCGCTCGCAGATATGCCCTTAAAAATACCTGGGTTCTCTGCCATATTTTCGTTTCCAATTCTCTCATTCGCATCTTTTTCACCCTCTCTTTTTTTCTCTGTTTTCACGCTGAAGCCGTAAACTACGCTATTATTCAACACTAATTTGTAATTGATCCCTGGCGCTCCGACCCGGGCACAATGTATAATTGACCTGCTGACACCGTGAAATTGCAATTTTGCAAAGGTTCTCATGACTTCCACCTCCGCATGTTCTGGACAAGATTGGAGATCAATTCCTTGGCTTGGCCTATTTCAAGACCGGATAACCACTGTGCACCGTAAGCTTGCATGCGTTCAAGCACCAAGGAGATCTGATCCTGATTAAGCATTAAATTGCGTATTGCACGCACCTGGGCTTCGGTTGCCCTGATTGTCTTCATAGCTGCACCTCCTTGATCGACTGGATATCCATGACTGGAACTCGGTAAAGAAAGCCGCTATCGATTTCAACCATCAGGCGCTTGAAACCAATGCAGGTGAGTATTCCCGTGCGTGTCTTCATTCCTGTTGTGGTCTTATACCGGATGCTTACCCTGCTGCCTTTCAGCAGCACTATCAGGGAACGCGGGATCATTGCTGTTCCCTCCTGAGTGGTATCTCAAAAGCCATCATCCCGATCGTTTTTTCCTTAACTTTCGTAAAGTGTGCATCCGACATTATGGCTTCAATTTTTGATAGCCGTCCGCTATCTGACGTGCCCGATAACTCAATATGGTATGTTTTTCCAAGCAAGCCAACACCGCATCCAGCGGGATCAGGATGAAATCCGAGCTTCGATAACTGTAATACAAACTTCATGGCTTCATCTTCAGTCACGAAATACCCCGTTCCTACAGTCTCTTTTTCCGGTGATTTTGTCACTGTGTCCATGTCGCCATTTTCAGGATTGTTGCTCGCGGCATCGGAATTTACAGGTTCAGCATCCGATGCTGGACGATGAGGACTATCACTATTGGAATACCCCTCGTTTTTTTCATTCTCTGTGTTTTCATCATTTTTTTGTGAAGTATGATCAGAAAAAATAGTAAACCGATCTCCGGGACATGACTCTAGGTACCCAGATTTAGCCATAATGGAATCAACCAAAGAACCAGTATTTTCCGAGCTCTCACAGTCAGCAGTTTCCATCGATTTTTTTTCTGCACTATGATTCTCGGGAAAGTGGTTTACTATTTCTGACCCCATGTAAAAAGCCCTGAAATGCTCGCTCAGCAGATAGTCTATGTTCTGCGGAACTGCTGTTGCATATAGGTTTACTAATTTTTCAATGTTGGCGTCGATGGTCTTTGAGAGATATGTCAATCTGTCAACCAGCGGTATGATCACCAGTCCGCGCTTATCCTGGTCTTTCCCTTTTGGCTTCTCTCTCTCGATCACATTCCGCTGCTCCAGTGCTTTGAGGTACTTTCCACACATCGTCTTTGACTTGCCGATATTGAGAGGGCTTTCAGCCAGTGCGCGGCAAACTTCGGCTTGTGTGGGGTTGCTGTATGCTTCTTCATCGCTATTCTTGACATTAGCTTCACAAGCCGGCAATAGGACCTCATTAAGAAACAGGAACTGGGATTCAGTGAAACCATGCAGCGTTGCATTCAGTTCTGAGTTTGAAAACTCATTTAGCAGTTCCCAGAGATCACACGGTCCAACCAGCACATGCTCCGACTCTCCTTTGAAGATTACTCTATCCGGTGTGTTGAATAGTGCATTCAAGCCGATATGGGACATTATTCTGGGGAACTTCCGCATGAGATCGTTCTGTTCTACTTTATTGCCCAGGAAGGTTTTTCTCATCTCCGCAGGTGAAACAATGTAAGGTCTCGGCCTATGCTGTTTCAAAAATTCTACAAGCTGGCGAATCTGGCTTCTTATTTTCTTTCCTTCTAAGTCATCAACCTGAGGAATTCCAAACTTTCTGTTAAGACTCAGGTCTATGGCGTCTGTGTACTTCTCTGCGGATTCCACCGGTTGAGCAACCTCAAAACGTGTTTCCAGGTCTTTCCAAGACAAATCTTCATCCTTTGAGGTGCAAAATATAATGGCTGGCCAATGCTTGTACACAATATGCTTGGTGTATTTTTTGTCTCCACCTTCTACGAAACTTGACTCCAGGTACTCATCATCGTGGGACATCACGCTCAGCATGTCCACCCAAAATTCAGGACTGGGTCTCTCAAGAAAAACCAGGATCTTGTCTGTGAAATCGATCAGCGTGTACAGATTGTCTGTGACATTTGACTTTTCGCGCTTCAGTTCATCGAGACGGTCTTTTTTTTCTTTGTTTTCCTTGCTGTCAATTTCAGCGTTCAGGTAGTCGAGATAATCACCTATAGAGGTTTCCTTTCCGGTGAATTTGTTTTCAATTTTGCTGTTGTATTCTGGGCCATCCTCACTGAATGATTTAACAACTAGTTTTCCTCTTTCCCGCGAAAATGCTTTGCGTGAAATACTCTTCAGCTTAATTACATCCTCACTGGGCAAGTAATTGATCACATTTAGAACCAGGTAAGTTTTGCCTGTTGTGGACTCACTCACGAAGGCCAGGTTGACAGGATCGTCAGTATAGGCGGATATTCCCACATTGAGGATCTTCCGAATGTTGGGCTCCTCTCTCTTGACAGTTTTCAATGCATGTTTAACAATCTTCTCCTTCAAGCCTACTAACTCGGCAAGTCCGCCTTCAGTGTTCTTGCTCTTTGCTTTTGAATTGAAAAGCTTGAATACTTCGTGCCGAATGTCAGCGGGAACCTCTTTTAGTTCATACTCTATGCCACGCGAATAGACGTACGAAACTGCTTTTTTCAAGTTGTCCGGAGAATGGATCAGTCCGTCCGAGCATTGATGGTTTTTCGAGAATTCGGCAATCCATGTCTTATACCAATCACCACTGACGCCGGATTTCCTCAGTATGGATGCTGTCGTTATGGCTATACTCCAATGGGATCCGGCCCTCTCCGGCTTGTCTGTCTCCCATGCTAATTCAACAAGTTCCGATAACCTTTTGATTTCACCCTCGTTCGGGATCCTGCCTTTTTTCTCTAATACTGGCGTCTGTGACTTCCTTCCGGGGTTTACGAACGGCGCAAGTATTCTAAGATCCACCTCCCGGATTGGAGAGTTGTTTAACACATCGCCGGTGATTGTGAGGTACCGTCCTGAGCTCCACATTTCGAGTTTGCCGTCTCCAACTTTGGTTGAGTTCGAAAATTCCTTTGGGATTCCCTCCTTAGAGTGAACGAGAATTCGCAACCCTTCGCCTGACGGACTTTTCTCAGTGTAAGAATCCAGTAAGTCCACCAATTCCGAAGCCCATTCTACAAGGTTCCCATCTACAATTACGTGATCGGGATCTAATCCCGTTAACGCAAGGTCTTCAGTCAGAACGAAGCCGATTCCAATGTTTTTGATCCTTGCGCTCTCGAGCGCCCTTTCGAACGTGGTCCATGTTTCCAGATTAGTGCTGCTTGCTTTTTTGCCGTTGATTTGATACGGAACCTTTATCGACTTGTTTCCGCTCGGTTGCAGCGGCGTTTCGAGCTTGTTTCCCTGATCATCCTCATAACGCCAGTTGATCCAATGCGGTATGGCCTTGAGTTCTGCGGGAATGTTATCCGGTTTTATTATGTAACCAATAAAACTTATTTCCCCGGATGTATTGCTACTATGGACATTGACGGCAGGGGAGCTTTCCTTGTCCTTACTCATTTTTGCACCGCCTCCAATAATCTAAGCCAATCTCCAGCTTTCACCAAATATTCCTCGCGCGAAATGCTGTCAGGTTGCGTCAGTATTATATTCGCAAATGGACCGCCTATCTTGAAGGCTCGTTCTTTCAAGGCCCTCAGGTCAACAGAATCAGACATTTTCGGCCTCCTTTTCTAATTCCAGTCTGAGCGACCCGTCGGATAGTTCAGTCAGAATGACAGCCATGGGCGGGGTATCCGAGTTTATTCGTACCCAGTCAGTTGGCAGTGCTAGGTACCCCGTGTACCTGTTCCAGTGGATTCTTTTTCTCCATATCATGTTTAACATAATTTCTATGAAATATTTGTCATTCGCTTACGAGATTAGGGTATCTATCCATAAACCTTTAATACCAAAATAGCACTATGAAAGGAAAGCTATGACATCCGGAACTATCAGGGGGAAGAAGTGGGAAACGCGCAGATGCATAGTCGAAGCCCTAGCTTCCCATCCGGATGGTATGATGTCGAGAGCCGAACTGTTCGCTTTGGTGCAAGAAAAGAGAGGGATTGGGATTCACTCAATCGAAAAGTCGCTCAGTTCACTGATGGAGAAAAGCAGGATGCCAAGGCTAGGTAATGATAGGCTCTTCGGAGAGGAAGATCAGCTAATTGAGAGGGTTGTTGGGTTTGCAGGCGGTCCTCGGGTCTTTTATCGATTCTTGCATGAGCCCAATGAGCGGGATCTAGCGCAAGCGATAGAAAAATACGAGGACAGGGCAAAGCGTGCTCCTGCGGCTCGCGCACGTTCGCCACCTGACTTTCACTCACTTGCCGTGGAGAAGATTCTCTGGGCATCTGAGCTTGCTGAATGGATATGTAGAGCGACAGGATACGATGAAGAAAAATTCGAGAATTCTGCTTTCGGCAGGGAAATGCACAGGAGGTATATCGAAGCCAATTACCTGTCATTCAAATTGAAGTATGGAATAGCCCCGGTCCTTCCAATGGTTGAAGGCATTTATTCAGAGGATCCACATGATATAATGGCAGTCAGCACCCTAGTAGTAGAGGAAAGAGTAGGGCGAATTCGGAAAGATGAAACCGCAGAACCCGGCAAAGGTAAAGGCCATGGATACAGCGGCTTAAAACTTAAGGTATGCCGGGCGCCTGAGAACAGTACATTACTCATCATTCACAGACACAGAATAGTATGCCCTGACCCATCATGCCCGATGCGAGTGATAACCAAGCTGGAACTTACAAACATGGGTGATCTGCGCCCCAGTCAGGGATGGTTGGAACATGGATTTAGCGAAAGCGAGCCGAGGTATCCCTCGTTTCACATTATCTCTGTTATGAAAGCGGGTAGGGAAACCGAGGGAGATAGTACGCTCACTATTTCTCCTGAGCAGTATGAATTTTTGGACAAACACCCGGAGATCAATCTGTCCGCTGTCATACGTGCCGGCTTCTATGGGTTTATCTATGAATATGAGAAGTTATCTGAAGCAGAACGACTTTTATTTCTTAATAAATTGGATTAATATATAATTCGGATAGGGCTAATTAGTCTATTATGGGTCTAATTATAGGCACACAAACATACTGAATACGGACAGACCCATAAATGTTCATAAGCGAATACCGTATATTTTCGTAGTGCATGTCAGTTTATGACTTTTTAAGCGAAATACAGGGAATTGTTAGAGAATGAGGAAATAAGCCGATGGTTCAGCAATCTCAAGGCTAAGTCATATCTCACGGCAACGGTTTACCTCAGGGGACTGGGCTATTATTGCGTATTAACAGGGACTACTCCCGGTTCAATTATCCAGGATGTGAAGTCTGGCAAATTGCGAAATGACTTTATGGATTTTGTCAGGAAAATGGAAAGGGAGGGGAAAGCCGGATCCTATATAGCGCGATACAAGAAGGTTTTGCGTTCATGGTTAGGCTTCAAAGGACTGGACTTCAAGCTTGGTGTCAATATTGCCTATGAGAACAGGGCCCCTAGAGTGGAAGGGGAAAGGATACCGGAGAAGTCAGAGCTTGCAAAGATACTGAGGAACGGATCAGCAAGGGCAAGACTGGCGATCTCGTTGCTTGCCTTCAGCGGCCTTAGACCTGAGACACTGGGCAACGCCGAAGGCAAAGACGGCATGAGAGTATCGGACCTCCCAGAAATGAAGATAGAAAACGGCAAAGTGGAATTTGAAAAAATTCCCACCATGGTTAATGTGAGGTACACACTGAGCAAGGCGAAGTATACTTATTTTTCATTTCTGGGGCAAGAAGGATCCAATTACCTGAAAGAATACCTCGAATCAAGGATCAATGAAGGCGATGACCTGAAAGCCGATACCCCACTATTCAAATTAGACCCACAGGGACGCATTAGCCATGAATACATAAGAACGCAACTGGCGACAAGAGACATCAGAAAAGCGATAACTGGATCCGGCTATTCATGGAGGCCTTACGTTTTAAGAGCCTATTTTGCCACCGCTCTTGATAACGCAGAAAATAAGGGCCTTATTTCCCATCCTTGGAGAA is a window from the Thermoplasmatales archaeon genome containing:
- a CDS encoding NYN domain protein; translated protein: MITFVPIGNKVIHKTVINIMDTRKDFAAVLIDFENFYYSLTNIYEFPYEDAGEAAVTFIANQLEKLKKRYGEIIIRQAFADWSSMQDSKRELQRLGIRIVDILSTQYKNSADIELSLAAQEIILTREDIATIVIFAGDRDYMPIANRIREKGKNLHFVGFEKSLSGDLKKLVGEGNYSYAKTDDIQPVTETGNSGENATIGVDERVIDGLNQFETRAAMAALDSYDKYREKFGCVKVSVFLMESLAMELPELDHLGRKKIFTTLVQLGLVVTEKKTPMLPDDYGNQYQYTVFTIDETNKFVKELRKSFSNKESEGRNLLTLAAKKSADSDGKVLGSQLGLQLRDLDHKFLPEKYGFDDLRAFVEHYPEILVYQGERSGGDMVYKLVKV
- a CDS encoding site-specific tyrosine recombinase XerC; protein product: MLENEEISRWFSNLKAKSYLTATVYLRGLGYYCVLTGTTPGSIIQDVKSGKLRNDFMDFVRKMEREGKAGSYIARYKKVLRSWLGFKGLDFKLGVNIAYENRAPRVEGERIPEKSELAKILRNGSARARLAISLLAFSGLRPETLGNAEGKDGMRVSDLPEMKIENGKVEFEKIPTMVNVRYTLSKAKYTYFSFLGQEGSNYLKEYLESRINEGDDLKADTPLFKLDPQGRISHEYIRTQLATRDIRKAITGSGYSWRPYVLRAYFATALDNAENKGLISHPWRMFVMGHKRDIEARYSTNKRLPTDMIEEMRSAYLKCSKFFETEERGIKEEDYQKMLGDSAIDTLTGAFGITLTDDQKEELRNLDTENTRKDGGDI
- a CDS encoding Transposase DDE domain protein, giving the protein MQNNNPIVNGKRDNKRIWSLYNESLVRRMKDILDLRDIRNYRHDLGKQNRKKNGRPYIIPDKIIEILARIRAVFNASFRSLESYMRIFQEILGIPGISYSSIFRRIRKIKVPEIMNPSSSVAVDSTGFKTTIRGDWLSNKWAKKRKGWIKLHVSADTERIMASRISITMEHSHDATQFTRLITGSEQRVFADKAYDSRKIFNILRNNGSEAIIPLRKNFSTLSRTSPLRGKTAREIRKLGEDQ